Proteins encoded together in one Lathyrus oleraceus cultivar Zhongwan6 chromosome 5, CAAS_Psat_ZW6_1.0, whole genome shotgun sequence window:
- the LOC127084465 gene encoding uncharacterized protein LOC127084465 has product MGNSLRCCLACVLPCGALDLIRIVHLNGCVDEITHSITAGEVLKANPNHVLSKPSSQGVVRRILIVSPETELKRGSIYFLIPTTSLPEKKRSGSVVNDSNLNKRTSRSSKKRNSKCNNDEDKDESGDTSHFYSSTSQLQYMEKKSSRRDRKKGRVGIWQPHLTSISED; this is encoded by the coding sequence ATGGGAAATAGCTTAAGGTGTTGTTTGGCTTGTGTTCTTCCTTGTGGAGCACTAGATTTAATCCGAATAGTGCATTTGAATGGCTGTGTAGATGAGATTACACATTCAATCACAGCAGGAGAAGTTCTCAAAGCTAACCCTAACCATGTTCTAAGCAAACCAAGCTCTCAAGGCGTTGTTCGCCGGATTTTGATTGTTTCGCCGGAGACCGAGCTCAAGAGAGGCAGCATTTACTTCTTGATCCCGACAACGTCTTTACCGGAGAAGAAACGAAGCGGATCCGTTGTCAATGACTCTAACCTCAACAAGAGAACGTCGAGATCTTCAAAGAAAAGAAACAGTAAGTGTAACAACGATGAAGATAAAGATGAAAGTGGTGATACTAGTCATTTTTACTCATCAACATCACAATTACAATATATGGAGAAGAAATCATCGCGACGAGATCGTAAGAAAGGTCGTGTTGGAATATGGCAGCCTCATTTAACAAGTATTTCAGAAGATTAA